The Pseudomonas sp. TH06 genome has a window encoding:
- a CDS encoding sigma 54-interacting transcriptional regulator encodes MSFETFGQPLLTFPDAEKSPLSIRAKALVFVDPRSRQLREELEQLAPRSLSVLIRGETGTGKELLARHIHRASDRSGLFVSVNCGAISPTYADAELFGYAAGSYSGSASSRAGWFGSANGGTLYLDEIGDLPLPIQIKLLAALENHEVTRVGAHQPSPVDVRLVAATSIDLAQAVDAGKFHERLYHYLSEGQLELPALRERIGDILSLAEYFLGIYSQRLDLPVPLISEAAQHALERHSWPGNTRELENVIHFALLVSTGDEILPEHLNLPEVSGTQAQIERLVAQINIGGSVDERKALKDLLLSLSGAL; translated from the coding sequence ATGAGTTTTGAAACCTTCGGTCAGCCGTTGCTGACTTTTCCCGACGCGGAAAAAAGCCCCCTGAGCATTCGCGCCAAAGCGCTGGTGTTTGTCGATCCGCGTTCGCGCCAGTTGCGCGAAGAGCTTGAGCAACTGGCTCCGCGTTCGCTTTCGGTATTGATCCGTGGCGAGACGGGGACCGGTAAAGAACTGCTCGCCCGGCACATCCATCGCGCCAGTGACCGCAGTGGCCTGTTCGTCTCGGTCAACTGCGGTGCGATCAGCCCGACCTATGCCGACGCCGAACTGTTTGGTTACGCCGCTGGCAGCTACAGCGGCTCGGCCAGCAGTCGCGCCGGCTGGTTCGGCTCGGCCAATGGCGGGACTTTGTACCTCGATGAAATCGGCGACTTGCCGCTGCCGATCCAGATCAAATTGCTTGCCGCCCTGGAAAATCACGAAGTCACCCGTGTCGGTGCGCATCAGCCGAGCCCGGTGGATGTACGTCTGGTGGCGGCGACCAGCATCGATCTGGCGCAAGCGGTGGACGCCGGGAAATTCCACGAGCGGCTCTATCACTACCTCAGCGAAGGTCAACTGGAACTGCCGGCCCTGCGTGAGCGCATCGGCGACATTCTGTCGTTGGCCGAGTATTTCCTCGGCATTTATAGCCAGCGTCTGGACCTGCCGGTGCCGCTCATCAGCGAAGCGGCGCAACACGCGCTGGAGCGACACAGTTGGCCGGGCAACACCCGCGAGCTGGAAAACGTCATTCACTTTGCGTTGCTGGTGAGCACCGGAGACGAAATCCTCCCGGAGCACCTGAACCTGCCCGAGGTGTCTGGGACGCAGGCCCAGATCGAACGGCTGGTTGCACAAATCAACATCGGTGGCAGCGTCGACGAACGTAAGGCATTGAAAGATTTACTGTTGAGCTTGAGTGGGGCGTTGTAA
- a CDS encoding alpha/beta hydrolase, with product MRNESIRYLIVPGWQGSPEDHWQSHWQNSLPNSARVEQADWLTPRREDWVAALAEAIAADSTPVILIAHSLGCVTVAHWAATAPLQYLRQVRGALLVAPADVERPTCAPALRNFAPIPTDLLPFPSQVVSSDNDAAVSAPRAMELARNWGAEAGILAGAGHINVKSGHQRWEQGFAYLYRLQNRMEDHARRRA from the coding sequence ATGCGCAACGAATCAATTCGCTACCTGATTGTGCCGGGCTGGCAAGGATCGCCAGAAGATCATTGGCAAAGCCACTGGCAGAACAGTCTGCCGAACAGCGCGCGAGTGGAACAGGCCGACTGGCTGACCCCTCGCCGTGAAGACTGGGTCGCCGCGCTGGCCGAGGCGATTGCCGCCGACAGCACACCGGTCATCCTCATCGCGCACAGCCTGGGCTGCGTCACCGTTGCCCATTGGGCAGCCACGGCGCCGCTGCAATACCTGCGTCAGGTACGCGGGGCCTTGCTGGTCGCGCCAGCGGATGTCGAGCGCCCGACGTGCGCGCCGGCGCTGCGCAATTTCGCGCCGATCCCGACCGATCTGCTGCCGTTCCCGAGTCAGGTGGTCAGCTCCGACAACGACGCCGCCGTCAGTGCGCCGCGTGCTATGGAACTGGCGCGCAACTGGGGCGCCGAGGCGGGGATTCTGGCCGGCGCCGGGCACATCAATGTGAAGTCCGGGCATCAGCGTTGGGAACAGGGTTTTGCTTATCTCTATCGCCTGCAAAACCGTATGGAAGACCACGCACGGCGTCGCGCCTGA
- a CDS encoding biopolymer transporter ExbD, producing the protein MAFSTQDSDEVLSEINVTPLVDVMLVLLVVFIVTAPLLTNAIPINLPKTEAVAPVEQKDPLVVSIDGAGKLFINKDEIQPDLLEFNLKSAKAKDPEVRVQLQADDGVNYGEVARAMASIERAGITKLSVITAR; encoded by the coding sequence ATGGCCTTCTCCACGCAAGACAGTGACGAGGTGCTCAGCGAGATCAACGTGACGCCGCTGGTGGACGTGATGCTGGTGCTGCTGGTGGTGTTTATCGTCACCGCGCCACTGCTGACCAACGCGATCCCGATCAACTTGCCGAAGACCGAAGCGGTGGCGCCGGTCGAGCAGAAAGACCCGCTGGTGGTGAGCATTGATGGCGCCGGCAAACTGTTTATCAACAAGGATGAGATTCAGCCCGACTTGCTCGAATTCAACCTCAAGTCGGCCAAGGCCAAGGACCCGGAAGTGCGCGTGCAATTGCAGGCCGATGACGGGGTGAACTACGGGGAAGTGGCGCGCGCTATGGCCTCGATTGAACGGGCGGGGATTACCAAGTTGTCGGTGATTACTGCGCGTTAA
- a CDS encoding MotA/TolQ/ExbB proton channel family protein, translated as MTLLASPLESIESAVIWLLVVFSVATWGLALLKAVQFGRLKVQDRRFHKRFWAASSLDSAAELSETQPGAAARVAQAGYAAIQVGEAPQANDLSQAINHQDRLERALRQQIVRERRSLETGLAVVASIGSTSPFIGLFGTVWGIMEALKGISAAGSASLETVAGPIGAALVATGVGIAVAVPAVLVYNYFLRRLKLTAADLDDFAHDFYSLAQKSAFRVLIHPTAHKVAAPGNAAKVKEAS; from the coding sequence ATGACGTTACTGGCATCTCCACTGGAATCCATCGAAAGCGCGGTGATCTGGCTGCTGGTGGTTTTTTCCGTCGCCACTTGGGGCCTGGCACTGCTCAAGGCTGTGCAGTTCGGGCGTCTGAAGGTACAGGATCGGCGTTTTCATAAACGCTTTTGGGCGGCGTCGAGTCTGGATTCCGCCGCCGAGTTGAGCGAAACCCAACCCGGCGCTGCGGCACGGGTGGCTCAGGCCGGTTATGCGGCGATTCAGGTGGGTGAGGCGCCACAGGCCAATGATTTGAGCCAGGCGATCAACCATCAGGACCGACTGGAACGCGCCCTGCGTCAGCAGATCGTCCGCGAACGGCGTTCGCTGGAGACCGGTCTGGCGGTGGTTGCGAGTATTGGCAGTACGTCGCCGTTCATTGGTCTGTTCGGCACGGTGTGGGGAATCATGGAAGCGTTGAAAGGTATCAGCGCGGCAGGTTCGGCGAGCCTGGAAACGGTGGCCGGCCCGATCGGTGCGGCACTGGTCGCGACCGGTGTGGGTATCGCCGTCGCGGTACCGGCGGTGCTGGTTTACAACTACTTTCTGCGACGTTTGAAATTGACCGCTGCGGACTTGGACGACTTCGCCCACGACTTCTACAGCCTCGCGCAGAAGAGTGCATTCCGGGTGCTGATCCACCCGACCGCGCACAAGGTTGCAGCGCCGGGCAACGCGGCAAAAGTGAAGGAGGCGTCCTGA